From a single Phalacrocorax aristotelis chromosome 1, bGulAri2.1, whole genome shotgun sequence genomic region:
- the LOC142051912 gene encoding LOW QUALITY PROTEIN: actin, cytoplasmic 1-like (The sequence of the model RefSeq protein was modified relative to this genomic sequence to represent the inferred CDS: inserted 1 base in 1 codon; substituted 1 base at 1 genomic stop codon) encodes MMVGAGQKXMLIGEEDQSRKGALSSNXPTDHGTVTCWEDMERIWRHVYEYGLRIKASERPVLLTEAPLNPLQNQEKMAETMFKGFLVPVMYIAVQATLALCASACITEIAMNSRDGVTHTVPVYEGYCLPHALSRLDIAGWDITEYFMKLHLESGHNFVSRLPAVKRHMRSWSELGKSILHKPLKS; translated from the exons ATGATGGTGGGAGCTGGACAGA TAATGTTAATTGGAGAAGAAGATCAGTCCAGAAAAGGGGCCCTGTCTTCGAATTAGCCAACTGACCATGGCACAGTTACATGCTGGGAAGATATGGAAAGGATCTGGAGACATGTCTATGAGTATGGGCTGAGAATCAAAGCCAGTGAAAGGCCAGTGCTGCTGACTGAAGCCCCCCTTAATCCTCTGCAGAACCAGGAAAAAATGGCAGAGACCATGTTCAAAGGCTTCTTGGTGCCAGTTATGTACATTGCAGTCCAGGCAACTCTGGCACTCTGTGCATCAGCCTGTATTACTGAAATAGCCATGAACAGCAGGGATGGTGTTACCCACACTGTCCCTGTATATGAAGGATACTGTTTACCCCATGCTCTCTCCAGGCTGGATATTGCTGGCTGGGATATCactgaatattttatgaaaCTTCATTTGGAAAGTGGACACAATTTTGTTAGCAGGCTGCCAGCTGTGAAGAGACACATGAGGAGCTGGTCTGAGTTGGGTAAATCCATTCTACACAAGCCGCTAAAGTCTTGA